The following are encoded in a window of Microcaecilia unicolor chromosome 7, aMicUni1.1, whole genome shotgun sequence genomic DNA:
- the LOC115474686 gene encoding brain-specific homeobox/POU domain protein 3 yields the protein MMSMNSKQAFSMHPILHEPKYTHLHTSSEAIRRACLQAPQIQGNIFAGFDETLLRGAEALAAVDIMAQKTHPFKPDATYHTMSSVSCTPTSSSLNLHHPSVLTTHHPHHHHPHQPSQGLEGDLLDHLNPALSLGGVPGPDVGSTPSHPHAHMSAINHMAHHSQSMNLTHTHSLASHAVMSCPETETDPRELESFAERFKQRRIKLGVTQADVGSALANLKIPGVGCLSQSTICRFESLTLSHNNMVALKPILEAWLEEAERAQREKMTKPEIFTGGDKKRKRTSIAAPEKRSLEAYFAVQPRPSSEKIAAIAEKLDLKKNVVRVWFCNQRQKQKRMKFSATY from the exons ATGATGTCCATGAACAGTAAACAGGCTTTCAGTATGCATCCTATCCTACATGAGCCGAAGTATACCCATCTGCACACCAGCTCAGAGGCCATAAGGAGAGCTTGTCTCCAAGCTCCTCAG ATTCAAGGTAATATCTTTGCGGGCTTTGATGAGACTTTGCTAAGAGGGGCTGAAGCTTTAGCCGCTGTGGATATAATGGCTCAGAAAACCCATCCTTTCAAGCCAGATGCCACCTATCACACTATGAGTAGTGTGTCTTGCACTCCTACCTCTTCGTCACTCAATCTACATCACCCTTCTGTTTTGACAACCCACCACCCTCATCACCATCATCCTCACCAACCCTCCCAGGGTTTAGAAGGAGACCTTCTAGATCATCTCAACCCTGCACTCTCTTTAGGAGGAGTTCCGGGACCAGATGTTGGCTCTACACCATCCCATCCACACGCCCATATGTCAGCCATTAACCACATGGCCCACCACTCACAATCTATGAACCTCACTCACACCCATAGCTTGGCAAGCCATGCCGTCATGTCCTGCCCTGAAACAGAGACAGACCCAAGGGAACTGGAGTCCTTTGCTGAGAGGTTCAAACAGAGGAGGATCAAACTTGGGGTGACCCAGGCTGACGTGGGGTCTGCCTTGGCCAATCTAAAGATTCCAGGCGTTGGTTGCCTGAGCCAAAGCACCATCTGTAGGTTTGAGTCGCTCACCTTGTCTCATAACAACATGGTGGCACTTAAACCCATCCTGGAGGCTTGGCTGGAGGAGGCGGAAAGGGCGCAAAGGGAGAAAATGACCAAACCTGAAATCTTCACTGGGGGAGACAAGAAACGCAAGCGCACTTCCATTGCAGCTCCTGAAAAGAGATCATTGGAAGCTTACTTTGCTGTGCAGCCCAGACCTTCCTCTGAGAAAATTGCAGCGATTGCAGAAAAGTTAGACTTGAAGAAGAACGTGGTAAGGGTCTGGTTTTGTAATCAGAGACAGAAGCAGAAAAGAATGAAATTTTCTGCAACTTACTGA